A stretch of DNA from Campylobacter concisus:
ACGCATTTTACGTGGTTGTCTTTATCGGTATGTTTTTGGTTTATTACCTTAAAGCCTATAAGCAAATTGTCTTTGCAACGGCTTTTATGTTTGAATTTACAGCCATTTTTTCGCTTATAAAAAGAGACTTTTTAGCTCTTATGGTTGATAGATTACTTGATGTGGCGGCTGGTTTTGTGATAGTTTTTGTCACATATTTGCTAACTAGGAAAAATGACTATACAACTATAAAAGATAGCTTAAGCAGTGCCTTGATGTGTTTTAGAAATTTAGTGCAAATTTCTCTAAATGAATCAAACAAAGATGCTTTTAGCACGGATGAAAAAGGGGTTTTGGGATCGTTAAATGAGCTAAACAACGCTATCAAAGTTAGTAAAAATTTAGACAATGATAGTATGAAAAATGCAAAATTTATAGCTAGCAAGCTTGATGATATAAATAGCGATCTGGTTAAACTTAGAAATTATTTAAACTTAGACGAGTTAAAAGAGAAAAAACCTTGCAAAATGATGTAAAAATCATCTCAGATAGATTTTTAATGCTAGATAAAAAGATCAAGAAGCTTCCATATTACTTTATAAGTGATATAGAAGCGAAACTACTTTGCAAAGACGAAAACGCTAAAAAGTTAATTTTACGAGTTACTTTAGGGCAAAATGAAATTTACTCAGCGCTCTCTTTTTGAGAAATTAGCTTTTCATATATATATTGTTCTAAATCTTTTTTTGAAACATCATTTTTAAGAGCGGTGTTATAAATTTCTTCAACCTTGCTTGAATATTTTTCGTAGGCAAAATATGGAAAATGCACGCTCCAAGCCTTTTTTATAAGCTCTTCACTCATCTCTCTTCTGGCCCAGACTTTAAACATATCAAAGCCAATAAAAACGGCTGATGTGACGACAGCAGTCGCTATTATCGATATATGCGCATCAGTTTTTGCTAAAAAATGATGCGTGATGATTAACAATGGAAATAAAATGACAAAACAGATAAGTGCGTAAATCTGATAGAGCTTGATGTGGTTAAATCTAAAATTTAGCTTTGCTCCATCTATTAGCATACCTTCGTTAAAAAGGGCATTCGCTTCTAGTAGATCCCTAAATAAAACTGGCTGTTTTGAAACAAAAAAAACGTTTTTTATGATTCTATCTTTTAAAGTTTCTTGCATTTTTTATAGACTTTTTACCTTTGAAATTTTGACTAATTATATCTAAGAATCTATAAATTCAAACAAAATTAGATACAATTTGCCCAAAATTTAAGGAGCTAAAAATGGCAGATCAAGCTTTGCAAACCGTCTTTTTAAACGGAGAATTTTTGCAAAAAGACGAGGCAAAAGTTAGTGCTTTTGATAGAGGATTTATATTTGGTGATGGAATTTATGAGGTTGTGCCTGTGATAAATTCAAAAATGGTTGATAAAGATGGATTTTGGGCGAGATTTGAAAGAAGCTTAAATGAAATAGATATAAGTTTGCCATACGAAAAGGAAAAATTTGAAGCGATCTTAAACGAGATAATCACTAAAAATGGCCTAAAAGAGGGCGGAATTTACATGCAAGTAACAAGAGGTGTGGCGTTTAGAAATTTCTATTTCATAGAAAATTTAACACCAAGTGTCTTTATTTTCTGTTACCAGAGTGAAATTTTAAACAATCCTGCTGCAAAAACTGGCATAAAAGTCGTGAGTGTCGAGGATATCAGGTGGAAAAGGCGTGACATCAAGTCTATCTCACTTCTGGCCCAGTGCTACGCTAAAAATGAAGCTCACAAAAAAGGTGCAGATGAGGGCTTTATGGTGGAAAATGGCTTTGTGACAGAGGGCTGTAGCTCAAGTGCTTTTATTATCAAGGATAAAACTTTAATTACAAAACCACTTTCAAATGAAATTTTGCCAGGAATTCGCCGCATGAGACTTTTAAAGATTGCTAAAGATATTGGCCTTAAGATAGAGGAGCGAAAATTTAGCATGGATGAAGTTTATAGTGCTGATGAAGTCTTTATCTCGGCTGCGACGCTCATACTCTTGCCGGTTGTTTATGCTGATGGCAAGGCGATCAATGGTGCAAAAGTAGGAGAAATTTCAAGCAAACTTCGTGAAATTTATGCTGGTGAACTTTTAAAAGAAGCTGGACTTTGAGAGAAAAAATCTTAATAAGCGCTTGCCTAGTCGGCATAAACTGCAAATTTAACGGCGAAAATAATCTCTTAAACAAAGATGTTTTAGATGAAATTTCAAAGAGATATCATCTGCTTTTTGTCTGTCCTGAAGTTTACGGTGGGCTTAGTACGCCAAGAGAGCCAGCTGAGATGAAAAATGGTGCGGTTGTTTGTAAATTTTCAGGTAAAGATGTGAGCGAAAATTTTAAAAAAGGAGCAGAAATTTGCCTAAAGATAGCCAAACTAAATGGTTGTAAAAAGGCTATTTTAAAATCAAAAAGTCCAAGTTGTGGAAGTGGGCAAATTTATGACGGAAGCTTTAGTAAGAGGCTTATTTCAGGCGATGGCATCACAGCAAAACTGCTAAAAGAAAATGAAATTTTAGTTTACAGCGAAGATGAGATAGTGGGACTTGATGTTTGATAGGCTAAAAGACAACATTATACTTGAGGTGATTTTTAAGTACATCATCTTGTTGTTTCTTTTTATCTGTGTGATCGGTCTTTTTATGAGCGGCGTTCTTTTCTTAAATGGGGAGATGAGTAAAAATTCGCTAAATTTACATATTTTCTTCGGCTTTAGTTTGGTTGTTTTGACGATTGTCCATAGTTATGTTAAGAAGAAAAAGTTAAAGAAATTAAGCCTTGAGTTTAAAAATATATTAAATCACAAGCCAGTGCAGATGGATTGTAACACTACTAGATTTTTAAACGCTCTAAATGATGTAAAAGTGGGTGAGCTTTCAAAGAAATTTGGCTCTGATATTGTAGAAATTTTAAAATCAAATGACATAAAAGTAAAAAGCGAGAATGAGACTATGAAACAAATTTGTAAAAACAACGATGAAAAGATGTTTTATGTTTTTGTTTTGATTGTAGAAGCTATTTTTAAGGATAAGGAAAAAAGTTGAAAAAGGGTATATTTTTAGCGTTTAGTATTGCTTTGTTTTTGGGATGTTCGCAGACCCAGCCAAAGCCAAGTGTGCAAAATTCTTTACCAGATGAAAATGTATATAAGCCAAATGAACGCATTAGTTTGCTTGATTTTGAAATGAAGCAAGATGCCTCGTCGCTACCGCAAAATATACAAAGTGCAAGCTTTGACCAAGAAGAAATTTTAAAAAGAAGGTTTAAGGTTTTTACATTAAGGGGCGTAAAATTTAATCCAAACGATGTCTTTTGGGCATTTAATATATATAAACCAAGCGAAAAGAGAAAGTATTTTGGCTCAAATTTTAGACAGATACCTCAAAGCTGGTTTGACGCACAAAAGGACAATGCAAATTTCTCAGCTCTTTCAAGCATCTCTGCTTATGCTCTAACTTCGGCAAACACAGCTTTAAGAAATTTTCCAACCGATGAGCCGATATTTTTAAATCCGCAAACTCCAGGCGAGGGCTATCCGTTTGATTATCTGCAAGAATCAACCCTAAGCATCGCTCATCCACTTTTTGTCTCACATCTTTCTAAAGACAGGGCTTGGGCGTTTGTTAGTGATGATGCGGTTTGGGGCTGGGTAAAGGTCGAGGATATAAAATTTATAAGCGATGATGAGGCAAATGCCTATCAAAAATCAAGTTTTGTAACTATAAAAACGGACAAGATGCCAGTTTATGACAAGGCTGGAAATTTTTTATTTTACTCAAGAGTTGGGGCGATACTGCCTGTTTTGGCACAGGATAGTAAAAACTACTATGGTAAAATTTATGTAAGAAATCTCTTGAGAGAATTTGTGTTGCCAAAATCTCTTGGCGCTCTTTTCCCTCTTAAATTTAATGACTCAAATCTAAAAACACTTATTAGCTCCCTTCTTACTCAGCCTTATGGTTGGGGCGGGGTAGATAAGCTAAGAGATTGCTCGCTTTTTACCAAAGATTTGTTGGCTAGCTTTGGCGTGTGGCTACC
This window harbors:
- a CDS encoding FUSC family protein — translated: MRIEEKRLLEEVKNEIAYNLFELKNIFKNQTPKLKFEALNLAKNSNFKIFASSLGVLYDKFLLIKEGGEDKLSFNNTKKITLKEAFKKINLKNEILKESLRLAICMSLAIFIAQAMHINHGIWIAIAVMSLNKSDEDALKNAGRDSLLGGVIGFFIALVFVKFMGESYAFYVVVFIGMFLVYYLKAYKQIVFATAFMFEFTAIFSLIKRDFLALMVDRLLDVAAGFVIVFVTYLLTRKNDYTTIKDSLSSALMCFRNLVQISLNESNKDAFSTDEKGVLGSLNELNNAIKVSKNLDNDSMKNAKFIASKLDDINSDLVKLRNYLNLDELKEKKPCKMM
- a CDS encoding D-amino acid aminotransferase yields the protein MADQALQTVFLNGEFLQKDEAKVSAFDRGFIFGDGIYEVVPVINSKMVDKDGFWARFERSLNEIDISLPYEKEKFEAILNEIITKNGLKEGGIYMQVTRGVAFRNFYFIENLTPSVFIFCYQSEILNNPAAKTGIKVVSVEDIRWKRRDIKSISLLAQCYAKNEAHKKGADEGFMVENGFVTEGCSSSAFIIKDKTLITKPLSNEILPGIRRMRLLKIAKDIGLKIEERKFSMDEVYSADEVFISAATLILLPVVYADGKAINGAKVGEISSKLREIYAGELLKEAGL
- a CDS encoding DUF523 domain-containing protein, whose translation is MREKILISACLVGINCKFNGENNLLNKDVLDEISKRYHLLFVCPEVYGGLSTPREPAEMKNGAVVCKFSGKDVSENFKKGAEICLKIAKLNGCKKAILKSKSPSCGSGQIYDGSFSKRLISGDGITAKLLKENEILVYSEDEIVGLDV